In Herpetosiphon gulosus, one genomic interval encodes:
- a CDS encoding PIN domain-containing protein — protein MSVLTTLAPIQRLYFDTAPLIYYTEGHARYLPTLRVIMGQIAPDQIHAITSVLTLTETLMKPLQQQQMALVHQYRLLFYQTAALTMVPITAPIAELAATLRAQYGLRTPDALQLATAIDAGCDAFLTNDFALQRVTEIAVLVVDALANVAP, from the coding sequence ATGAGTGTGTTGACCACGCTGGCACCGATCCAGCGGTTATATTTCGATACAGCCCCTTTGATTTACTATACGGAGGGGCATGCACGGTATTTGCCGACGCTGCGGGTCATTATGGGGCAGATTGCTCCCGATCAGATCCATGCAATTACCTCAGTGTTAACGCTCACCGAAACGTTGATGAAACCGCTCCAGCAGCAGCAGATGGCCCTCGTGCACCAGTATCGCCTCCTGTTTTATCAAACTGCGGCGCTGACGATGGTGCCGATTACGGCTCCGATTGCCGAGTTGGCGGCCACGCTCCGGGCGCAGTATGGGCTGCGTACCCCCGATGCGTTACAACTCGCGACCGCGATTGATGCAGGGTGTGATGCCTTTTTGACGAACGATTTTGCCTTGCAGCGCGTCACCGAAATTGCCGTACTGGTGGTCGATGCTTTGGCAAACGTGGCTCCTTAA
- a CDS encoding IS4 family transposase, translating to MPFTIRSLDPHQPFIDQFSWDIFAKTISTATVDAALTATASHAPRRRRLSMRAMVFLIIAMNIWTDCAMAMVFRHMVCGLRWLWPTDVPLPRSNALTYRRYQLGIKPFVWLFRTCCQPLATRETRGAFLFGLRLVAIDGTVANVPDSPHNAAYFGRPQNAHGGGALPQAQIVYLIECGTHAILDAGIWPFVTHERVGSRRMLRSVGPGMLVLWDRGLHSYHMLIKAMAQGAHVLSRISVATNPPVLKTLADGSQLVIIQPPKAERPARKPPLILRRICYQLSVPALGDPTAVHMLITSLLDPTEAPAQALVRAYHERWEAEIMIDELDTHQRTAYRPFRSQKPVGVIQEFYGSLLAHYAIRAIMHDAARGADIDPDRLSFVTAVAEIQAAVREFQQTDPRDHARLYERMVGECRRTLLPPRRLRIYPRMVRQRRTKIPRKGPDDRGWCLPKGRFATAICLVGLDGQAWPNQAPLPPIQWIQKP from the coding sequence CCCCACGTCGTCGTCGCCTCTCCATGCGTGCCATGGTCTTTCTCATCATCGCGATGAATATCTGGACTGATTGTGCCATGGCCATGGTCTTCCGGCACATGGTTTGTGGACTCCGCTGGCTCTGGCCAACAGATGTCCCACTCCCCCGCAGTAATGCGCTCACCTACCGCCGCTATCAACTTGGGATCAAACCGTTTGTCTGGCTTTTTCGGACGTGTTGTCAGCCGCTCGCGACGCGGGAAACCCGCGGGGCTTTTTTGTTTGGTCTCCGCCTCGTCGCTATTGATGGGACGGTCGCGAATGTCCCCGATAGTCCCCACAATGCCGCCTATTTCGGCCGCCCACAGAACGCCCATGGTGGTGGCGCGTTGCCACAAGCGCAAATCGTCTACCTGATTGAATGCGGCACGCACGCGATCCTTGATGCTGGGATTTGGCCCTTCGTCACCCATGAGCGCGTTGGCAGTCGGCGCATGCTCCGGTCTGTTGGTCCTGGCATGCTCGTGCTCTGGGATCGTGGCCTCCACAGCTATCACATGCTGATTAAGGCCATGGCGCAGGGTGCCCATGTCCTGAGCAGGATCTCAGTCGCAACCAACCCGCCCGTGCTCAAAACGCTGGCTGATGGATCGCAGTTGGTGATTATTCAGCCACCAAAGGCTGAGCGCCCAGCCCGAAAGCCACCGCTCATTCTTCGGCGGATTTGTTATCAACTCTCGGTGCCCGCCCTCGGCGATCCCACCGCCGTGCATATGCTGATAACCAGCCTGCTTGACCCGACCGAGGCACCAGCACAAGCCTTGGTTCGTGCGTATCACGAACGCTGGGAAGCGGAAATTATGATTGATGAACTGGATACGCACCAGCGTACCGCGTATCGTCCCTTTCGGAGTCAGAAGCCCGTCGGTGTTATCCAAGAGTTTTATGGATCGCTCTTGGCGCATTATGCAATTCGTGCGATTATGCACGATGCGGCACGTGGGGCAGACATAGACCCGGATCGCCTCAGTTTTGTCACCGCTGTGGCGGAAATCCAAGCTGCCGTGCGGGAATTTCAGCAGACCGATCCGAGGGATCATGCGCGCTTGTATGAACGGATGGTGGGAGAATGCCGACGCACCCTGCTCCCGCCGCGCCGCCTGCGAATCTATCCACGCATGGTTCGGCAACGCAGGACAAAAATTCCCCGGAAAGGACCGGACGATCGTGGATGGTGTCTCCCAAAAGGGCGCTTTGCGACCGCGATCTGTTTGGTTGGGCTGGATGGACAGGCGTGGCCAAACCAAGCTCCGCTACCACCGATTCAGTGGATACAGAAGCCATAA
- a CDS encoding recombinase family protein, with amino-acid sequence MTGQRVGYIRISTSDQHPDRQLDGQTLDRVFTEHASGKDRNRPQFAALCAFVRSGDTVVVHSMDRLARNLDDLRQIVQTLTQRGVAIHFVTEHLTFTGNDSPMATLILSMLGAVAEFERALIRERQREGIAMAKQRGVYTGRKKALNPATIAQVVDRAAAGESKTALARELGISRETLYQYLRQHAATDRTR; translated from the coding sequence ATGACGGGACAACGGGTTGGCTATATTCGGATTAGCACCAGCGATCAGCATCCGGATCGACAGCTCGACGGCCAGACCCTTGATCGGGTGTTTACCGAGCATGCTTCGGGCAAGGATCGCAATCGCCCGCAATTCGCAGCCTTGTGCGCGTTTGTGCGTTCTGGTGATACCGTCGTTGTCCATAGTATGGATCGCCTTGCCCGCAATCTGGATGACCTGCGCCAGATTGTGCAGACCCTGACCCAACGCGGGGTTGCGATTCACTTTGTCACCGAGCACTTGACGTTTACGGGCAATGATTCGCCCATGGCAACCTTGATTTTATCCATGCTCGGCGCGGTCGCCGAATTTGAGCGGGCCTTGATCCGCGAACGCCAACGCGAAGGCATCGCTATGGCCAAGCAGCGCGGCGTGTATACCGGACGGAAGAAGGCGCTGAATCCTGCGACCATCGCCCAAGTCGTCGATCGCGCTGCTGCCGGGGAATCCAAAACGGCCTTAGCCCGCGAGTTGGGCATTAGCCGCGAAACGCTCTATCAGTATCTGCGTCAGCATGCGGCAACTGACCGAACGCGCTAA